A window of the Microbulbifer aggregans genome harbors these coding sequences:
- a CDS encoding flavin monoamine oxidase family protein, producing the protein MTKQNSYAVPPDLLDVVIVGAGISGLQAARLLRPNYRIAVLEARERVGGRLCNHRFANGETVDIGGQWVGPGQERMYRLIEELGFETWPLYDNGDNLLWDRARGRRYQGTIPRINPVALLDLGQAMARFERMARSIDCSAPWTHPKAAEWDQQTLASWLQRTCKTRRARELFAIGIGAVFAAEPEELSLLHALFYARSGNSLETLLSVTGGAQQDRVHGGTAGLCTRMARELGDDLHLNAPVNSIEQNADGTLLVSFEGGVLRCRRLILALPPNQALRIQFSPALPARRDQLWQRMPAGSCIKCVARYDRPFWRDEGLSGQVTSVEGPVRVVFDNSEAGKDSGLLMGFLEGEAARHYSGVDPEVRRRDVLDCFARYFGKRARTPLEYVDRDWSSEPWTRGCYAALMPPGVWTQYGDGLRDADGPIHYAGTEAATEWYGYMEGALQAAERAVQEVRQALAECAPGAPAMNLQVRELPRV; encoded by the coding sequence GTGACTAAGCAAAACAGTTATGCAGTGCCCCCGGATCTTTTGGATGTGGTGATCGTTGGCGCGGGCATCTCCGGCCTGCAGGCAGCGCGGTTGCTGCGGCCTAATTACCGTATCGCGGTACTGGAAGCCCGCGAGCGCGTTGGGGGCCGCCTTTGTAACCACCGCTTTGCCAATGGTGAAACGGTGGATATCGGCGGGCAGTGGGTGGGGCCGGGCCAGGAGCGGATGTACCGCCTGATCGAGGAACTCGGTTTCGAGACCTGGCCGCTATACGACAACGGCGACAACCTGCTCTGGGACCGGGCCCGGGGGCGACGCTACCAGGGCACCATCCCGCGTATTAACCCCGTGGCGCTGCTGGACCTGGGGCAGGCCATGGCGCGTTTTGAACGGATGGCCAGGAGCATTGACTGCTCCGCGCCGTGGACCCATCCGAAGGCGGCCGAGTGGGATCAGCAGACGCTGGCCAGCTGGCTGCAGCGCACCTGCAAAACTCGCCGTGCGCGGGAGCTGTTTGCCATCGGCATCGGCGCGGTGTTCGCCGCCGAGCCGGAGGAACTCTCCCTGTTGCATGCCCTGTTTTATGCGCGCTCCGGTAATTCATTGGAGACGCTACTCTCGGTAACCGGAGGTGCCCAGCAGGATCGTGTTCATGGAGGCACGGCAGGGCTCTGCACCCGTATGGCCAGAGAGCTGGGTGATGACCTGCACCTGAATGCTCCGGTAAATTCCATTGAACAGAATGCAGATGGAACATTGCTGGTGAGTTTTGAGGGCGGTGTCCTCCGTTGCCGGCGACTGATCCTGGCGCTGCCGCCCAACCAGGCGCTGCGGATTCAGTTTTCCCCGGCGCTGCCCGCCCGTCGTGACCAGTTGTGGCAGCGGATGCCCGCCGGCAGCTGTATCAAATGTGTCGCCCGTTATGATCGTCCTTTCTGGCGTGACGAGGGCTTGTCCGGCCAGGTGACCAGCGTCGAGGGCCCGGTGCGGGTGGTGTTCGACAATTCCGAGGCTGGCAAAGACTCCGGCCTGCTGATGGGTTTTCTCGAGGGAGAGGCCGCGCGGCATTACAGCGGTGTCGATCCCGAGGTGCGTCGACGCGATGTGCTCGACTGTTTCGCGCGCTATTTCGGTAAGCGGGCCCGCACGCCCCTTGAGTATGTCGACCGGGACTGGAGTAGTGAGCCCTGGACCAGGGGATGCTATGCCGCGTTGATGCCGCCCGGAGTCTGGACGCAGTACGGCGACGGCCTGCGCGATGCGGATGGTCCCATCCACTATGCGGGTACCGAGGCGGCCACGGAATGGTACGGCTATATGGAAGGTGCGCTGCAGGCCGCTGAGCGGGCAGTGCAGGAAGTGCGCCAGGCTCTGGCAGAGTGTGCTCCCGGGGCGCCGGCGATGAATCTTCAAGTGCGGGAGCTGCCCCGTGTGTGA
- a CDS encoding C69 family dipeptidase: MCDTLVWRGQGETWLAKNSDRDPYEAQRVEVVPAVRGDRTANLRCTWIEIPQVPDRHACIIGRPAWMWGAEMGVNACGVAIGNEAIFSRRVLKSGAALLGMDLVRLGLERASTAEEALDVIIGLLQAHGQGGPAGFSQRDFRYDNSFLIADSGSAWKLETAGQQWAASRIDSFDSISNALTIDTGADRIPPDLVAVQAGGESFRRRFDTWLRPFFGASRRRRAASLNALGSLPDSGVGFREFAAILRQHRKACPSGNGDLCMHAAPVNSPLAFLRPSQTTNAMIVQLSEHGPRVSFTGTAATCSSLFMPVEFTGGWQVCAQDRWEQHRVAMASAIERGSSASLLGGIEAAEAEIFAAIEAGELCEAETLAITHSAALFGLRLQGNTAPVNIQHEFKQKRSTEETS; the protein is encoded by the coding sequence GTGTGTGACACCCTGGTCTGGCGCGGGCAGGGGGAAACCTGGCTGGCCAAAAACAGTGACCGCGATCCCTACGAGGCACAGCGTGTCGAGGTGGTACCGGCCGTGCGCGGAGATCGCACTGCCAACCTCCGCTGTACCTGGATCGAAATTCCACAGGTGCCCGATCGGCACGCCTGCATCATCGGTCGGCCCGCGTGGATGTGGGGCGCGGAGATGGGGGTGAACGCGTGCGGGGTAGCGATCGGTAACGAGGCCATCTTTTCCCGCCGCGTGTTGAAAAGCGGCGCGGCGCTGCTGGGTATGGATCTGGTACGTCTCGGTCTCGAGCGCGCATCCACGGCGGAGGAGGCGCTGGATGTCATCATCGGCCTGCTGCAGGCCCATGGTCAGGGTGGCCCCGCAGGCTTCAGTCAGCGGGACTTCCGCTACGATAACAGTTTCCTGATCGCCGATTCTGGCAGTGCCTGGAAGCTGGAAACTGCCGGGCAGCAGTGGGCTGCTTCCCGGATCGACAGTTTCGACAGTATTTCCAACGCGCTCACGATCGACACAGGCGCCGACCGGATTCCCCCGGATCTTGTCGCGGTGCAGGCTGGGGGTGAAAGCTTCCGGCGGCGCTTCGACACCTGGCTGCGCCCGTTTTTTGGTGCCAGCCGCCGCCGCAGGGCCGCCAGTCTGAACGCGCTCGGTTCGCTGCCTGACAGTGGTGTCGGTTTCCGGGAGTTTGCGGCCATTCTGCGACAACACCGAAAGGCATGCCCCAGTGGCAACGGGGACCTGTGTATGCACGCCGCACCGGTGAATTCGCCGCTTGCCTTCCTGCGCCCCTCGCAGACCACCAATGCCATGATCGTGCAATTGAGCGAGCACGGGCCGCGAGTCAGTTTTACCGGCACCGCGGCGACCTGTAGCAGTCTGTTTATGCCCGTCGAATTTACCGGTGGGTGGCAGGTCTGCGCGCAGGATCGCTGGGAGCAGCACCGGGTTGCGATGGCCAGTGCAATTGAGCGCGGTTCCAGTGCCTCTCTACTGGGTGGAATTGAAGCCGCAGAGGCTGAGATTTTCGCTGCCATCGAGGCTGGCGAACTCTGCGAGGCGGAGACTCTCGCAATAACGCATTCCGCCGCACTTTTCGGTCTGCGTCTGCAGGGCAATACAGCGCCGGTAAACATTCAACATGAATTCAAACAGAAAAGAAGCACTGAGGAGACCTCATGA
- a CDS encoding LysR family transcriptional regulator yields MPGTKISLSQMEAFCAVAKYRSFKEAALRLEISQPSLVNKMSQLEECYGAKLLVRRRENNRLTSIGAALLPLFQSALNAVRESEHLMYSHSKMQSGEIRIAAVSPYKVSRILKVFNSRYPNIRVKASFSSSENIQRLLELGEVDAAFYVQAEKRPGQQAFRCYEYSLVAILPREHPLASKSALEIGDFHQQAFISREEGSLTRSLFEEALREQSVVVDTRYELGSRESIREAVGQGLGISVVAEDEHVPHPNIVVRPIRSDRLSIVSSLVVLNERVSTPLTQSLIQVVTALAREFDRETADCALAS; encoded by the coding sequence ATGCCGGGAACAAAGATCAGTTTGTCGCAGATGGAAGCCTTTTGTGCGGTGGCCAAGTATCGCAGCTTCAAAGAGGCCGCGTTGAGACTGGAGATCTCCCAGCCATCGCTGGTGAATAAGATGTCTCAGTTGGAAGAGTGCTACGGCGCCAAGCTTCTGGTCCGGCGCCGGGAAAACAACCGACTGACAAGTATCGGTGCCGCGTTGTTGCCATTGTTTCAGTCTGCCCTCAATGCAGTACGTGAATCTGAACACCTGATGTATTCCCACTCGAAGATGCAGTCGGGTGAGATTCGCATCGCGGCCGTGAGCCCGTATAAGGTGTCGCGGATTCTGAAGGTTTTCAACAGCCGTTACCCGAATATCAGAGTGAAAGCATCCTTCTCCTCCTCGGAAAATATCCAGCGTCTGCTGGAGCTGGGTGAAGTGGATGCAGCTTTTTATGTTCAAGCCGAGAAGCGGCCGGGCCAGCAGGCATTCCGATGCTATGAATACAGCCTGGTGGCGATTCTTCCCCGGGAGCACCCACTTGCCAGCAAAAGTGCGCTGGAGATCGGGGATTTTCACCAGCAGGCTTTCATCAGCAGGGAGGAGGGTTCCTTGACCCGATCGCTGTTTGAGGAAGCGCTGAGGGAACAGAGTGTTGTTGTGGACACGCGGTACGAGCTGGGCAGTAGAGAGTCCATCCGCGAGGCAGTAGGGCAGGGCCTCGGTATTTCCGTGGTGGCAGAAGATGAGCATGTGCCTCATCCGAACATTGTGGTGCGGCCCATTCGCAGTGATCGCCTGTCGATTGTCAGTAGCCTGGTGGTGCTGAACGAGCGAGTGTCGACTCCATTGACCCAGTCACTGATCCAGGTCGTGACCGCTCTTGCGCGTGAATTCGATCGTGAAACCGCGGACTGCGCTCTGGCGAGTTAA
- a CDS encoding S8 family serine peptidase — protein sequence MNKKTTLIAAAISAAISLPALASDSMRLIVEYKPGQGAAVKTALEQKGIKVHHELDKFDSIALSVSKEQFAELKSVDGISMVYPDAKRKLQGNAVGEISPYGIAMTQADQLNYAGGTKVCIIDSGYDYGHPDLPAANVTGEMGLSGPWNEDDHSHGTHVAGTIAAVGGNGEGVVGVNSDENMNLHIVRVFNAAGNFAYASSLVGAVSDCVDADADIISMSLGGSFENPIERKAMDAAAREGVLIIAAAGNDGNATHSYPASYDSVMSVAAIDSAAQHANFSQRTSQVEVAGPGVNTLSTVPRGMGQSGVGVVSQESNAYEAIPMQGSTIGSIDAPLADCGVGTSACEDVAGKICLIERGEIAFGAKVANCEAGGGVGAIVYNNVPGTLSGTLGGDSALVAVGISQADGQELMSNIGMETSINIEQLANYDYMSGTSMATPHVSGVAALVWSHFPQCSGNDIRMALRASASDLAETGYDYNTGWGLVQAKDAYDYLATNGCKSSNGKIYGGDGSAR from the coding sequence ATGAATAAGAAAACCACACTTATCGCAGCAGCCATCAGTGCCGCCATCAGCCTGCCGGCGCTGGCCTCCGACTCCATGCGCCTCATTGTTGAGTACAAGCCAGGTCAAGGCGCGGCCGTAAAAACCGCCCTGGAGCAAAAGGGCATCAAGGTTCACCATGAGCTGGACAAATTCGACAGCATCGCCCTGTCCGTCAGCAAAGAGCAGTTTGCAGAACTCAAGTCCGTCGACGGCATTTCCATGGTCTACCCGGATGCGAAGCGCAAGCTGCAAGGCAACGCAGTGGGTGAAATTTCCCCCTACGGTATCGCCATGACCCAGGCAGACCAGCTGAACTATGCCGGTGGCACCAAGGTGTGCATCATCGACTCCGGTTATGACTACGGCCATCCTGACCTGCCAGCAGCCAACGTAACCGGCGAAATGGGCCTTTCCGGCCCCTGGAATGAAGACGATCACAGCCACGGCACGCACGTAGCGGGAACTATCGCCGCAGTTGGCGGCAATGGCGAGGGCGTCGTCGGCGTCAACTCCGACGAAAACATGAACCTGCATATCGTCCGCGTGTTCAACGCTGCTGGCAATTTCGCCTACGCTTCCAGCCTGGTCGGTGCGGTCAGCGACTGTGTCGATGCGGATGCCGACATCATTTCCATGAGCCTCGGCGGCAGCTTCGAAAACCCGATCGAGAGAAAAGCAATGGATGCAGCGGCCCGTGAAGGTGTGCTGATCATTGCCGCGGCCGGCAACGACGGCAATGCCACCCACTCCTACCCGGCCTCATACGACAGCGTGATGTCCGTAGCCGCGATCGACAGCGCTGCGCAACACGCCAACTTCTCGCAGCGCACCTCGCAGGTAGAAGTCGCCGGCCCCGGTGTCAACACGTTGTCCACCGTACCGCGGGGCATGGGCCAAAGCGGTGTTGGCGTTGTCTCCCAGGAAAGCAATGCCTATGAAGCAATTCCCATGCAGGGTTCAACGATCGGCTCCATCGACGCACCCCTGGCGGATTGCGGCGTCGGCACCAGCGCCTGTGAAGACGTTGCCGGCAAGATCTGCCTGATCGAGCGCGGCGAAATCGCCTTTGGCGCAAAGGTTGCGAACTGTGAAGCGGGCGGCGGTGTCGGCGCCATCGTCTACAACAATGTTCCGGGGACCTTGTCCGGTACCCTGGGTGGTGACAGCGCACTGGTAGCCGTTGGCATCAGCCAGGCTGATGGTCAGGAGCTGATGAGCAACATCGGCATGGAGACCAGCATTAACATCGAGCAGCTGGCAAACTACGACTACATGTCCGGCACCTCCATGGCGACGCCGCACGTTTCCGGTGTTGCCGCCTTGGTCTGGAGCCACTTCCCGCAGTGTAGCGGCAACGATATCCGCATGGCCCTGCGTGCCTCCGCCAGCGACCTGGCCGAAACTGGCTATGACTACAACACCGGCTGGGGTCTGGTACAGGCCAAGGACGCCTACGACTACCTTGCTACCAACGGCTGCAAAAGCTCCAATGGCAAGATCTACGGCGGCGACGGTAGTGCCCGATAA
- a CDS encoding phosphate/phosphite/phosphonate ABC transporter substrate-binding protein, translating into MLVKRFFLPLICLLFSLQVQATERLTIAMIPAEDSRAMLAQSAPLFDALAEKLGVQVKGYVAADYNGAIEALRAGHVDLAYLGPFSYVKAAELAEVEAFVVAKKSDSPDTGYKSQIIVQADSEIFAIEDLKGTNFAFVAPTSTSGYMFPMAKLKESGLEPRQFFKNAVYSGSHDASILAVKHGRVEAAAVADRILQSALSKGLVAENEIRVIWSSDAIPESPMVWRRDLPEKTRVRIKEAFLSLRGVRFGDQGLVNSFEPTEDSAYDAVREVYRSSKG; encoded by the coding sequence GTGTTGGTTAAGAGATTTTTTCTCCCCCTGATTTGCCTTCTGTTCTCATTGCAGGTGCAGGCAACTGAGCGGCTCACGATAGCCATGATTCCAGCGGAAGATTCTCGAGCGATGTTGGCGCAGTCAGCACCGTTGTTTGACGCGCTTGCGGAAAAGCTGGGTGTGCAGGTAAAAGGCTATGTGGCGGCTGATTACAACGGCGCTATTGAGGCGCTACGGGCGGGTCATGTAGACCTGGCATATCTCGGTCCATTTTCTTACGTCAAGGCGGCAGAGCTGGCTGAGGTGGAGGCCTTTGTTGTGGCGAAGAAGAGTGACTCGCCAGATACAGGCTATAAAAGCCAGATTATCGTGCAGGCGGATTCTGAGATTTTCGCAATCGAGGATCTAAAAGGGACGAATTTCGCCTTTGTTGCCCCTACCTCGACCTCCGGTTATATGTTTCCAATGGCGAAGCTCAAAGAATCGGGCCTCGAGCCGCGCCAGTTTTTTAAGAATGCCGTTTATTCGGGTTCGCATGACGCAAGTATCCTCGCCGTGAAGCATGGGCGTGTAGAAGCTGCGGCTGTTGCTGACAGAATACTCCAGTCAGCTTTGAGCAAAGGGCTGGTGGCGGAGAATGAGATACGGGTGATCTGGAGTTCAGACGCGATTCCCGAATCGCCGATGGTTTGGCGAAGGGATCTGCCAGAGAAAACCAGAGTGCGTATTAAGGAAGCATTTTTGAGTTTGCGCGGGGTACGCTTCGGTGATCAGGGCTTAGTGAACAGCTTTGAGCCAACGGAAGACTCGGCCTACGATGCTGTCCGCGAAGTATATCGGTCATCAAAAGGCTGA
- the phnC gene encoding phosphonate ABC transporter ATP-binding protein — protein sequence MLEVRNLHKAYRGGDDVLHGINFEVQPGEFVVVLGQSGAGKSTLLRCLNYLCLPSGGEIRVNGVRHNPASKSGRQAQRRHFAMVFQDHNLLGRLSVLKNVLVGRMSHIPFWSCLFQVFSRRDVALALQAIETVGLAEKAYERADSLSGGQQQRVGVARALVQRPAMMLADEPVASLDPQSARQVLNCLQNACRREKIAVVCNLHQLDYAMEYASRVIGLAGGKVVYDGPPESMTPQVVEAIYPGVAQNKSASIPETGAGGALCRNIPLAGAV from the coding sequence ATGTTGGAAGTTCGTAATTTGCACAAAGCTTACCGTGGAGGGGATGATGTCCTGCATGGTATTAACTTTGAAGTACAGCCGGGCGAGTTTGTCGTTGTTCTGGGGCAGTCTGGCGCGGGAAAATCAACTCTTCTTCGCTGTCTGAACTACCTCTGTTTACCCTCGGGTGGTGAAATACGGGTAAATGGAGTGCGTCATAATCCCGCTAGTAAATCCGGGCGGCAGGCCCAGCGGCGCCACTTCGCAATGGTTTTCCAGGATCACAATCTGCTTGGCCGCTTGAGCGTCTTGAAGAATGTGCTTGTGGGGCGAATGTCCCATATTCCTTTCTGGTCATGCTTGTTTCAGGTCTTTTCCCGTCGTGATGTAGCGCTAGCCCTTCAAGCAATTGAGACGGTCGGCCTCGCTGAAAAGGCCTATGAGCGGGCCGATAGCCTGAGTGGTGGTCAGCAGCAAAGAGTTGGGGTAGCCCGTGCGCTGGTGCAGCGTCCAGCCATGATGCTTGCTGACGAACCTGTGGCGAGTCTCGACCCACAATCCGCGCGACAAGTACTCAACTGTCTTCAGAATGCGTGTCGGCGGGAAAAAATTGCAGTGGTGTGTAATCTGCATCAGCTCGATTACGCGATGGAGTATGCCAGTAGGGTTATCGGCCTCGCGGGTGGAAAAGTTGTTTATGACGGTCCGCCAGAAAGCATGACACCACAGGTAGTCGAAGCCATTTATCCCGGCGTTGCTCAAAACAAGAGCGCAAGTATTCCGGAAACTGGTGCTGGTGGGGCTCTGTGCCGCAATATCCCCCTGGCTGGGGCGGTCTGA
- the phnE gene encoding phosphonate ABC transporter, permease protein PhnE, producing the protein MMRSYIFVASWPKNRFGLWTALASLLIAAVSLVWLVNGTEVSVARLIDGLPWIKDFVLRMAPPNIAYIGERLVEPAIQSLQIALMGTLLAIILAVPLSFLAAENLSPNSLFYHCSRQVLNIARGINEIILALIFVAAVGLGPFAGVLALTFHGAGMLGKFFAEAIEEIDQGPIEAMQAAGCSKPKIILFAVIPQILPAWLGVILYRLEANIRVSTILGLVGAGGIGFELMTTMKLFEYENTAACVLVILAMVFATDLISSKLRKLVR; encoded by the coding sequence ATGATGCGTTCCTATATTTTCGTGGCCAGTTGGCCGAAAAACCGCTTTGGTCTGTGGACCGCTTTAGCTTCCTTGCTGATTGCCGCGGTGTCATTGGTGTGGCTGGTCAATGGAACCGAAGTGAGCGTTGCAAGGCTTATAGACGGTCTGCCCTGGATCAAGGACTTTGTTTTACGGATGGCGCCGCCCAATATTGCTTATATTGGCGAGCGACTGGTGGAGCCTGCGATACAGAGTTTACAGATCGCTCTGATGGGCACCTTATTGGCGATTATCCTGGCCGTACCACTGAGTTTCCTGGCAGCCGAGAACCTGTCCCCAAATTCTCTGTTCTATCATTGCTCGCGGCAGGTATTGAATATCGCTCGCGGCATCAACGAGATCATTCTGGCGTTGATCTTCGTCGCAGCAGTGGGGCTTGGACCTTTTGCGGGGGTGCTGGCGCTCACCTTTCATGGCGCCGGTATGCTGGGTAAGTTCTTTGCCGAGGCCATCGAGGAAATCGATCAGGGTCCGATCGAGGCGATGCAGGCTGCCGGCTGCTCCAAGCCAAAGATCATCCTGTTTGCCGTTATCCCCCAGATCCTGCCTGCGTGGTTGGGAGTCATCCTTTATCGACTGGAAGCCAATATCCGGGTTTCCACAATCCTGGGTTTGGTTGGGGCAGGGGGCATTGGCTTCGAATTGATGACGACCATGAAGCTGTTCGAGTATGAAAATACCGCTGCCTGCGTGCTTGTCATTCTTGCGATGGTATTCGCTACCGACCTGATCTCGAGCAAGCTGCGCAAACTGGTGAGGTGA
- the trxA gene encoding thioredoxin, which translates to MNEFIVDVTAENAQQVLIDESMKRPVLVDFWADWCEPCKQLMPVLEKLANEYQGQFLLAKVNADTEQMLAGQLGVRSLPTVMVLKEGQPVDGFAGAQPEKQIREMLDKYLPKAWELQFQQAQKLVGEGKLDEALPVLRQVYTDSAERADVAKQLAAVLLELNRVPEAEEVLGKILLADQDADYQQLMSQLELKQQAAESPEIKALEQALASNPEDWESGYKLAVQYSQSHRHEEALELLLDILRSDMNFADGAAKQAYLDVVKSLGAGDPLAAKYQRKLMTLLY; encoded by the coding sequence GTGAACGAATTCATTGTCGACGTCACGGCGGAAAACGCCCAGCAGGTACTGATCGACGAATCCATGAAGCGCCCGGTGCTGGTGGACTTCTGGGCCGACTGGTGTGAGCCGTGCAAGCAGCTGATGCCGGTGCTGGAGAAGCTGGCCAACGAATACCAGGGGCAGTTCCTGCTGGCCAAAGTCAATGCGGACACTGAGCAGATGTTGGCGGGGCAGCTGGGCGTGCGCAGCCTGCCCACGGTGATGGTGCTGAAAGAGGGCCAGCCGGTGGACGGCTTTGCCGGTGCTCAGCCGGAGAAGCAGATCCGTGAGATGCTGGACAAGTACCTGCCCAAGGCCTGGGAATTGCAATTCCAGCAGGCGCAGAAGCTGGTGGGCGAGGGCAAGCTGGACGAGGCCCTGCCGGTACTGCGCCAGGTTTACACCGACTCCGCTGAGCGGGCCGATGTGGCCAAGCAGTTGGCTGCGGTCCTGCTGGAACTGAACCGGGTGCCGGAAGCGGAGGAAGTCCTGGGCAAGATCCTGCTGGCAGACCAGGATGCGGATTACCAGCAACTGATGTCACAGCTGGAACTCAAGCAGCAGGCGGCGGAATCCCCGGAGATCAAGGCTCTCGAGCAGGCGCTGGCGAGCAATCCGGAAGACTGGGAATCCGGCTACAAGCTGGCCGTGCAATACAGCCAGAGCCATCGCCATGAAGAGGCGTTGGAACTGCTGCTGGATATCCTGCGCAGCGATATGAACTTTGCTGACGGCGCCGCCAAGCAGGCGTATCTGGATGTGGTCAAAAGCCTCGGTGCCGGAGATCCGCTGGCGGCGAAGTACCAGCGCAAGCTGATGACCCTGTTGTACTGA
- a CDS encoding YqfO family protein, whose product MYKLCVYIPESHLEEVKQALFGTGAGRIGDYDSCCFQVPGTGQFRPLEGSQPFIGQTGEVERVSEYRVEMVCADHLVDAALAAMREAHPYEEPAFDLWKLDDRCN is encoded by the coding sequence GTGTACAAACTCTGCGTTTATATTCCGGAAAGCCACCTGGAAGAGGTCAAGCAGGCACTGTTTGGCACTGGTGCGGGCCGTATCGGTGATTACGACAGCTGTTGCTTTCAGGTGCCAGGCACCGGCCAGTTCCGTCCTCTCGAGGGCAGCCAGCCATTTATCGGGCAGACCGGTGAAGTAGAGCGGGTGTCCGAGTACCGCGTCGAGATGGTCTGTGCTGATCACTTGGTGGATGCCGCGCTGGCGGCGATGCGAGAGGCGCATCCCTATGAGGAGCCGGCTTTCGATCTCTGGAAGTTGGACGACCGCTGTAACTGA
- a CDS encoding alpha/beta fold hydrolase, whose amino-acid sequence MRACSIQIGLLLMALFTAGCQYAPTATDAAGKRSSDPRLLKLSYTSEVDNSGREYFVYLPRGYEDRPEREWPVLLHLHGNGERGDGRDELDFTLIHGPLYEAWIQKRDLPFIIVVPQLHMFGMDKTVSYIANRSRDSIPKRLDNGVPERKYIQPRGEMGIGQPISGWDEIPQGLPWGWDKVETDLLNMLDQVDELYRTDNRRIYLTGLSYGGFGSWYMASRHPEKFAAVAPVVGWGHPDLMAPIAENKVPVWVFAGGRDRTVEKSYFYAGVNRLEEMGGEVRFTVHEDMAHDVWRRVYEGEDFYQWLLQHSLEEGQSAP is encoded by the coding sequence TTGCGAGCCTGTTCCATTCAGATTGGCCTTCTCCTGATGGCTCTGTTCACTGCCGGATGCCAGTACGCTCCGACTGCTACCGATGCCGCAGGTAAGCGGTCAAGTGATCCCCGACTGCTGAAGCTCTCTTACACGAGTGAGGTGGACAATAGTGGCCGGGAGTACTTCGTCTACCTGCCGCGGGGTTATGAAGACCGGCCAGAGCGTGAGTGGCCGGTGTTGCTGCATCTGCATGGCAATGGAGAGCGCGGTGATGGCCGCGACGAGCTCGATTTCACGCTGATTCATGGGCCCTTGTACGAGGCCTGGATCCAGAAGCGCGACCTGCCCTTTATCATCGTTGTCCCTCAATTACACATGTTCGGTATGGACAAAACGGTGAGTTACATCGCCAACCGCTCGCGGGACAGTATTCCCAAGCGCCTGGACAACGGTGTGCCGGAACGCAAATACATACAGCCCCGCGGCGAAATGGGGATCGGACAGCCGATCTCTGGCTGGGATGAGATTCCCCAAGGCCTTCCCTGGGGCTGGGATAAAGTCGAGACGGATTTACTGAACATGCTCGATCAGGTCGACGAGCTTTACCGGACTGACAATCGCCGGATCTACCTGACCGGGCTCAGCTACGGTGGCTTCGGCAGCTGGTATATGGCCAGTCGTCATCCGGAAAAGTTTGCCGCCGTGGCGCCGGTTGTGGGCTGGGGCCATCCGGACCTCATGGCGCCGATCGCTGAGAATAAAGTGCCGGTGTGGGTGTTTGCCGGCGGGCGGGACCGGACGGTGGAGAAGTCATACTTTTATGCCGGCGTGAACCGTCTCGAAGAGATGGGCGGTGAGGTGCGCTTCACCGTCCATGAGGACATGGCTCACGACGTCTGGCGCCGTGTTTACGAGGGCGAGGATTTCTACCAGTGGCTGTTGCAGCACAGCCTGGAAGAAGGCCAATCAGCCCCGTAG
- a CDS encoding NUDIX hydrolase, whose translation MKFCCHCGSASVSFAIPEGDDRPRHLCGECGAIHYINPRVIVGSLPYLGDQVLLCKRAIEPRLGLWTLPAGFMENGESSEEGALRESWEEARASIRVDDLYTVYDIPHINQVYLMYRGELTDTNFGPGPESLEVELFREDEIPWDEIAFPIMTETLKHYFSDRRSGQYALHRGVISRKL comes from the coding sequence ATGAAATTTTGTTGTCACTGCGGCAGTGCGTCCGTTTCTTTTGCCATTCCCGAGGGCGACGACCGGCCCCGCCATTTGTGCGGCGAGTGCGGCGCCATTCACTATATCAACCCGCGTGTCATCGTCGGGTCACTTCCCTATCTCGGTGATCAGGTGTTGCTGTGCAAGCGCGCCATTGAGCCCCGGTTGGGCCTGTGGACCCTGCCTGCGGGCTTTATGGAAAACGGGGAGAGCAGTGAGGAAGGCGCGCTACGGGAATCCTGGGAGGAAGCCCGGGCCAGTATTCGCGTGGACGACCTCTATACGGTTTACGATATCCCCCATATCAATCAGGTCTACCTGATGTATCGGGGCGAGCTCACGGACACCAACTTCGGCCCCGGGCCGGAGTCTCTCGAGGTGGAGCTATTCCGCGAAGATGAGATCCCCTGGGATGAGATCGCCTTTCCGATCATGACGGAGACGCTGAAACACTATTTCAGTGACCGCCGTAGTGGGCAATACGCGCTCCACCGCGGAGTAATCTCCCGCAAGCTGTAG